DNA sequence from the Malus domestica chromosome 06, GDT2T_hap1 genome:
CCTGCATTCCATCACAAGTTCATAACACTTATCAAACTCAAATCAATAACCATAAAACATTTCAGTTTTTTTAACAGAGTAATGGCAATAATTGTGGACAAAAAGTGGAGAAAACTAATGAGCAACAAACAATGTGAAAACCCTTTTGGCTCTTAAAAAGAAACAGTTTAAGAAGGCTCAATAAACCAGTGGCAATGAATATTCCCTTTAACATCAATCTGAGGAAGGTTTGTGATTCTAACAACTTGCAAAAACAGGGTTTTTacctttaaaatatatattatatttctcCACAGCTAAATTAACAAATTCCtctgtttaaaatgaaatggaGGAAGAAAATTCACTCAACTCCTACATTCGATGACACTTGAAACTCAATAAAGAATATGACTCCAGATTCGAGGTCAACTTTACGAGATGGCAACCAGTTGAATCACTACATTTAAAAAGTAACAGCACATCAGGCACCGTTTTAAAAACTGATTAAGGAGATCTGAATGGAAGTTTTTCCGAAGAATTATAACTAAAGGAACACATTTAGATCCCCTGCCTAATTGTTTAGTTAATTAGCCTTTTCATTTAGGGCAATTTCAGATGACATTTATTTCGTACATGGTTTGTTTTGCTGAGTAGATAAGTTTATAAATGAGTTGTTTCACATTAAATTCATTTGAGAAGAGAACAAGATTTTCTAAGAGCATGCTAGAATGGTGTTCATAATTTTCAAACCATCTGACCAATACTATTTCCTGTTCAGAATgtataaaaggtcgtacccagtgcacaaggctcccgctttacgcagggtctgggagaggtgaatgttggctagccttacccccatttatggagaggctgctcccaagtctcgaacccgagacctgtTCAGAATGtataagaaacaaaaaatacTTGAAAGTTGAAACTCATGAACCATAGGCAACGCAATACGTATTCTAAGAAATTGTGGTAGACTTTAGACCCTTGACCAGTAAGATGTCTATCCTTGCTTGTTCAGGCAGGAAGGAAGTAACGAAAAAATCCCCATAAAATTTATACTTTTAAAGTCAGAGAACAACTAACCTCACACCAATCCAAGCAGTCGATAGTCTTGACATCCAAATGTTGACCATGCTTTATATGTTGCATTTGACGACAAGCCCGCCACATGACGAATGGCTCCCAGCTTAAGCCTAATGTAGTTTCGAGCACATTGCTCACAATTACAGGCTCACCCTTAACCCAATGGCACTGGAAATGCTTCAGATCCTCATGCTGGATATCTACAGCCCTTGGACAGTACAAGTAGTTATCATCCGAAGCATCTCTAGAAGCCGCTTTCCTTATTTTAGTGCTTGAGTTAACATCATCAACAGATTTGAGACATGAACACATCCCTGCACCAGTTTCACTTGCATTCATAAGTTTGTAAGTTTTGTCTATCTCTTCTGCTTTCTTTACCAACTCCATGAGGTGATTTTCGGGAAACAAGCATCTCAATTCTAATATACCATCACCACAACCACCCATGTCCTTCGGAGGACAAGAAATACTTCCATTGTCATTTGGTTTCCACTCAAATGTTGATCTAACAGAAGACTTGGGGCTAGCTTCCAAAGGCAGTTTCACTTTTACCTCCTCCCCATGCAAATAGTCTAGGCCTCGACTCACATATTCCATAATCATTTCTTCCCCACCTCCCTGCAAGCGTCCATCTCGAATCTCCCCACAACAGATAAGGCAGAGGTCATATGAACATCCAGGACAGCTTCTGTGAAAGTCAAAGATAGAAGTTTTGCAGTTGTTGctgacaaagaaaaaataaacaacaaagttaCTATCAAATGAGCAAAAAAACTACAGAATATATGCAACACGGTAATATGTTCCTGGTAAAGGTTCTACCAAAACACACGCTCATCAGGATCTACATCTGACTTTTTTGTCTTTAGCTCCAAAGGGGATATCCCTGTCCCAAAGAACAtccaaaatcaaattaaaacaataataaaagtTCCATTAATATTGTGTGGTAGGTCTCAGATGGGATGAGTGAGACAGTGATTACTTCTAATCTCAGGCATCAATGAGAAACAATCCCAGCCAAGGACAGCAATAACATCCAATATCCCTGATTTCATAAATGATTGCAACCTATTGAGAGTAATAAGTCTCTCTTTTGAATGTGTGGCAATATTATCTGCAGCATACCTCTTGGCCCAATAAAAGATACAACATCTGTATTCATGTGAGCTCATCTTCTAAccagcccccccccccccccgcgcctcccccaacaaaaaaagaaaaagaaaaaacacacacgcacacaacagATTGTATTCATGTATGCACACATATTTTAACAACTACAATGTAAGTTTAAACTGTTCGATTAAGTACACCTTGCCTCAAAATCATAACAAAAGATGATTAGAAACAAGAGTTATTCCTCTAATGAGTTACCAGAAAGAAAATACCTTGTCTTGTAGCCTCGATCTCCATCTCCGTCACTTGTTCAGCATTAAGTCTTTTCAAAAATGGAAGCAAAGTATGGATCAAATACTTAGAGTGCTCAACTTTCTCCTCCTTGGTAACTTCAAATTCAGGGTAAACATCCTGcattaaaaaccaaaacattttataaaaacttCACTTGTGTATGAAATGAAACAGATCAACTGAAAAAAGCCAAAGTTCAGGAGCTTTGCACAAGGAGAGGAAGCTCACCTTCTCAGACTGATAATCTAAGCGCAAGCATGCTTTGCAATTGCAATTTTTTCGGCATACTGGACAAGATTCAGCAATGGCATCCTCTGATGTATAAGGGTacctataaatacaaaaatacaataaatactaaataaaaattaaaaaattaatgcaACGAGAAAGTTGGCATTTCAGTCCAACATAATTGGAGATTTACAACCAGACATACCCGTAAACCTCTAATTCCAGATCCAATCCAAATGCACCCCAGGTTTCATCcattaaaatatgattttaaaacccttgttaaCAAATCTTTATGTTTGTTACAGAAAAGTCTATTCTGAAACTCGCCTTATATAACTATTATTTTTGCAATGAACACATTATTCCATCACCAATCAATTAAGATGTAAACTATAACCCCTTTGTCCTTTTGAAACCAAATCAAACATCATTTACTGGATTCTACTCATACAAACTCACTCCAAAAGAGGGTGGTTAGTCCAACAAAACGAACTCAAACAACCCAGCACCTTTAGTAAATCAGAATAATACAAATATAGAGCAGATAAATGCATACCAGTTCTGTATGCAAGGAATACAAAATCGCTTCCTCTTACACTCTTTGCAGCGAACTACCCGGCCTTTGTCATTCCTCTGACATTGATGGCACATCAACGAAACCTCCTCAACAAACTGTTAAAATCCATAACGACAATCATTATAAATCACAACAGTGACAACAAATGACATAAACATAGAATGTGCAGATTTCTTACTTTCTTGGACTGCTTATttacttttctttcttcctgGTTCGGAGGATCCTTGACGCCCCTAATTGAATAATCTGCTCTCTTGCTTCTTCGCAAACCTTCTTTCTCCACATCGGTGTCATCAGAATGCCAAActtgttcatcttcttcgtcCTCCCTACCCCCATTATCACGTTTTTTAGGGGCCCTATTTCCATTGTCTCCTCTGCCTTCTTCCGATTTAAACTCATCAACTACACCATTCCCTTCCAAACCAACAGTTCTTCCCTTTCCCTCTACAAATCTCAACTTTTTCCGACCTCTTCCACCGCGCTTCTTCACAGAAGCACGGCCATTGTGTCTGCATTCGTCCCCGCTTTCGTGCTCATCCTTCTCCAAATACTCCACCCCCAAATTTCTGCTTCTCTTGCTTCGACGTTGCGCTCCATTCTGATTCAATTCAACTCCTTTAGCTTCCTCCccgtgtgttccattatgattTCCCAAAACGCCCTCCTCCTCCGCCTCCCCTTCCTCCTTGGCGGCAGAAGCACCTCCGTCGCCGCCTTCCGCGGCCTTCACAGCCTCCAAATCAGTCTTCCTTTTCCTACCGCGCTTCTTCTTCTCAGTCATAGCAGCAACTACTTCCACTTCCATTTTCAACCCTTCACTCTGATTCTCCAAACCCACCTCCTCCGCCTCTAAAGCACCATCCTTTTCGACACTGGTGGTGGACCCATGATTTTCCGGCACCATTCTGGGTCTTCCTCTCCCTCTgcctctccctcttcctcttccccTCGCCATCACAGACACAAATCCtcaactctttctctctactctGGCTCTGGAAAGGAAAGCAAAAAGTGTGTTGTTTGCTTGTGGGAGAACTCAAAGAAACCTATTTATGGGAACCTTAAATGTCTCCCGGTTATTAAGGGGTTATGCGgggggcagagagagagagtggaaaGTACCGAAACGATGGGTCGGTCAGTGCCCCAGTTTAAACTTCAAAACAAAACAGTGggtgggagaggagagagagacacaCACAGAGAGGGAGGGCGGGggaattttgaaaaaatggcgCCACAGCTAAAATCCCATGAGGGATATTTTAACCTGTGATTTGAGTGCGGTAATTATTTTGGGAGGGAAGATGATATGGCCATGGAAACGCAGTCCAATGCCCTAACACTGTCGTCAAACCTAGTCATCGCCCTACGGGAACTGTAGTGCAGACCTAGAAAAGTACACACTCTTGTAAAATACAGAGAGACGTGAGTTTTcaatttgctttttattttttttacttttcttcttATATTCAATTTGCTCCAGTGCCCTGATTACTTACAAATTATGTCATATTTCCTttcaaaaaaatttgttatttttaagggTACAAGATGATATTTACTAAATCATAAGTTAATCCGCAAGTAATTTGTAGTTCAGCTTGTTAAAAGTATTCGTTCATGGATTCAAAATTCTGTGTTCAAATCTCGCTTTTCATAATTTAAATAGTTTTatcataataaatttaattacaaaaGAATCTTCTTCATAATATTAAGAATATGTTGTGAGACTAAATTataaaagtgagagagagagagagagtacgataataaatgataaaattaaagaataaatgattaaaaattCATCACATAATTTTAGGATTTGTGACGTCTAGGTCATCACAAACTAACTTATAATTAGCATTTGAGCTTGAGAATATGTGAGGAATCACGTCATGCGTACAAAAGTATAGGTGGCGAATTGCAAATTCATCACActttaggtaccgtttggtacgtggaaCGAGACGGAACAGAGTGGGATGagacgttccgtcccacgtttggtgtgcctaaaacgggtggaacgcgTTATTCCACGGGACgagttttgggtgaatttttgttctgcctcaccccctggaacgactcgttccataTCTgcagaacacaaaattataacatctatgtctccttcttcttcctctttgttTCCATCCTAGGGGATCTTTGCTCTCtctctgttccgtcccgtcccgtcccattccATTATGTCACGTCATGTCTGTATATCAAACGATACCTTAGGTGACGAGCCTTTTGACAATGAAATTCGTCACAAATAACCATTATGTGATGAATTTTTAGTATTCTATGACGCTTtgccatctttttttttttttttttttgtagtcaTTGTATGTGTATCACATTCATGAGTTATACTTAACTCAAAAATAAGAATCATTATGATAACACTCAGATTTTTTGGCTCTATAAAAATTTAATACATTTATTATTAGTATCATACTCAATTTTGTAGTCTACCAAAAAAAGGCCTTATAAACCACAAGATAAACACATCTGGCAAATAGGCGTACAAAACTAAATAATAGCAAATGGGAAGAGACCATGTAAATATTCAATACACAATTTTTCTCTCGCTATTATCGATTAATTGAACCAAattaaacacttttttttttttgacaaacaatagattttgttagattagatattaGATTAATCACTGATAGGATTCGAACTCACACCATCATGCAAATGCTCAACTCCTTTCCATCACTATAGTAAAGGGTTACTTGCTACCAAATTAAACACTTTAAATTCTTTAGATTTCACTTATTAGGAATTATGATTTGGAACTCAATTCTCAAAACTTGTAAATTATTAACACTCACAATCTACAACTAATCGATCAATCAAGAAATAGTAATGGTAGAAAGACTAAATTTGGAGATTGaaattgcaaactaaatgatgtgtcaccaatagaaatgaGAACGTCTATcaatgcttaagtaataaaccaatcatcaaatTCCATGTCTTTTAGTCTCTAAACTGAGTgtccctagcattactcatcAATAAAAGGTCCACTCAAAGACTCTCTAAGAGCACCTCCAGCGGGGGAGGTTGCTCGGGGGCCAGTGGGTCAAACAGTAGCAAATTGCTGGGGGGATGACCTCCAGCGTATGGAAGCCCGAGCGACAGGCGAGGCCCGAGGAGCAGGCCCGTCGAGGATTGCCAGCCCGAGGGCTGCGTCAGGCGCGTGCGTTTCACGCGTGCGTGGGCGCGAGTCGTCCGACAAAAAAACAGGGCAGGGGCCCGCGATTTCAGTTttgaaaagttaccgttggggaagccacgtggcttccccatgTCCGTTTGATTGAAACAGTCCTATTttatgggccgttggatttccaacggtaaaaaacatttaaaaatctaatttaatttcatccgtttgatctaagatcaacggtccacgttattaggctttgtaaattaaaaaaaaaaagaaaaaacagtttaaaaatctaaaatgttaccgttgtgacacgtggcacaatctggagtgttggaatttaaatttttttaaatccaacggcagagattaattaggtgaataaaaattaaaaaaaaatgtaaaaaaattcttaaaaatccgaaaaaaaattatgaaaaattataaaaaattttgatttcacttcacctataaataccttctcattatcttctaccctacaccacaatttcatattttctcaactactttcaaccacattcctatctttctttcaaagtttcaatccaatttttttccaacaaaatgactactcaaccaggtacgaattggacgcttcttgaagatgttgcgttgtgtactagttgggttcaagttactcatgattcgattacgggtaatgagatgcagttgcgagaaatgtggagtcttattcataccaattatcttgagaaaatgggtgggcaaagaactaaggaatcgatgtccagtcgttggaaattacttagtcaatcgtttagtacgtggagagacgccttggcacaagctagtggtaatcttcgaagtggggaaaatttaacggatcaggtaacaatatattatttatttgttagctactttcattatatttatttgtttgtattatttatttgttatcttctttcattataattatttgttagctactttcattatatttatttgtttgtattatttgttacctactttcattataattatttgttagctactttcattataattatttgtttgtattatttatttgttacctactttcattataattatttggttgtattatttatttgttacctactttcattataattatttgttagctactttcattatatttatttgtttgtattatttatttgttacctactttcattataattatttgttagctactttcatttataattatttgtttgtattatttatttgttacatactttcattataattatttatttgttacctattctcattataattatttgtttgtgtaggaacttcaagcacaagcttggtatggtgccaaaaccaaaagcaaaaacaaaacattcacccggtttgaatgttggaatattgtcaaagattgtcctaaatttagAGTTGTGCATGTCGGTCCAGAAGTTTTCATGAACAGCACCCCTCTACACTCTACACCTGAGCATGCCTCGCATGatcatgatgaagatgatgaagaagtgcctgaaacgccccccgttgaacaagcgtcggggtcgacccgttatccaattaggcctcaaggtaagaaggcttcaaagagaaaaggtaatgcttccaagaatgattatgcaaagtatatggaagatcttgcccgccaaggtgaattgaatttggcccgggaaatggctaaatttgaggctgataaggctagagaggatgcaaaagctgcagcttttgagagaaaatttgaagctgatgagagagaaagagaactacttcggcaagaaagggaacatagaagagaagaaagaatggctgaacgagatcgtgacattatgaaggagcctttagaagggaagtctccagactctaaatatttttggaagtcagAGAAAGCGGATGTGTtgcgaaggaggcgtgcaagagaagcgagagcaagaggagatggtcctagcaccacAAGAGAAGATTATCCTAGCATgacaagagaagatcatcctagcaccacaaattggttaggtgATGGTTATCATCCATTCACGaacccataattttccaatcaattcgggttgtaatttcttattcgggttgtaatttcttattcattgaatagagtactttatgttgtttccaatttattgaacttAGTACTTTATTCAAAACAcatttaaacacaccaaataaaataacatcaacacaccaaataaacacaccaaataaaaacaaacaccaaataaaataaaattacatttcaactcactaaatgaactaaaaaaacacaccacataaaataaaataaacacaccaaataaaaacaaacaccaaataaaataaaattacatttcatctcactaaatgaactaaaaaaacacaccacataaaataaaataaacacaccaaataaaataaaattacatttcaactcactaaatgaactaaaaaaacacaccacataaaataaaataaacacaccaaataaaaacaaacaccaaataaaataaaataaaattacatttcaactcactaaatgaactaaaaaaacacaccacataaaataaaataaacacaccaaataaaaacaaacactaatGAACTTAAGTATCGTCAGCACCCCTCAattcccactggtgctctatcaagtcaagttggcgggcattgtgcatatttgatctttgaagtgcagtatatcgttggatgatcctttcattgtaacgtccatccctttctaatggctcatgttgcacgggctcatcggtggcgtcatgagcacaatatatacgtgttcttgaattgttcatcgtgtctggctcatattcatcaacggcttcataatcgtactcatcttccacaatcatgttgtgaagaatgatgcacgtcatcatgatggatcgaagcgactctacatcaaacaatctggcagcacccctgatgatcgcccagcgagcttggaggataccgaaacaacgctccacatccttcctgcacccttcttgacatcttgcaaagtgtttttcctttgcactgcgcggacgtggcactgttttgacaaatgttgaccaccttgggtaaatgccatcagctaggtagtatggcccgtcgtaCATACGTCCATTGACCTcatacgtgacttttggtgcatttccttgcaggacatcgttgaacactggggattgggcaaggatgttgaggtcattttgagctcccggaaccccgaaaaaggcgtgccaaatccatgtatcaaaagatgccaccgcctccaaaatgatactttttgatcattttctgtccccataagcgccttgccatgcacttggacagtttttccaagtccagtgcatacaatcaatgcttccaatcatccctggaaaacctcgcatctcgcctttcttcagaagcctttgcaagtccatatGAGTAGGTCtccggaggtactctgcggtgtagatagattcgattgccGAACAAAACCTCATGAGGGACTCAATAATGGTTGATTGtcccatcctcgttatctcgtccacttggtctgcagctgctccatatgcaagcatccgcaaggcagcagtaattttttgctgaggcaggagacccatagcaccaaaagcatccggcttttgcacaaagtaagaatcatggttgcaaacagcgcccatgattttgttgaacaaatgtcgttccattttAAAACGACGTCGGAAGTATGTTtcagggaatgcactgttacggacaaaataatcgtccaagagcTCCTGACCTCGTCGTTGCCTGTTTCTATCAATGTTTACAGCACGGTTGGGCCTGCAGATATGAGCCACAGCTTGGACGACTCGACGGGATTGTGAGGCTCCTGCCATTCTTGATTCGTCATCTCTCCGTCTACGCtcgtcatcctcttccatctcattttgggcCCAATCCCTAACATTGAACATTCCTtgtgattggttaaacaattcttcctcttcttgctcgatttcccacatcatctttgaagaagaagaagaagacattgtaaaaaggaagcagaaactatgaataatgatagggattttggtgaagaaggaagcaaaaactatgaataatgatagggattttggcgaagaaggaagcagaaactatgaataatgatagagatcttgagaaaattggtgtgagatttatgAGGATGGATGggggattatatggaggatttagaagggattaggttgtagataatgccacgtggcatgccgtcattcgttaaaaatctggtggaaatctatcctcaaagattgtaatcggattgtgacacgtggcacgacgtgattggttaaaaatcttatcagaaatccatcaccaataattgtcttttcagataatgacacgtgccttgacacaacgattaaaaatcttatcggaaatccatcaccaataattttctttgcggataatgacacgtggcgcaacgagaacgattaaaaatcttatccgaaataacaaatataattattttgaattattttataaatacaaaaatacaaaaattttattgctattggcttttcggataatgacacgtggtgcaacgagaacgattaaaaatcttatccgaaattacaaataaaattattatgtattattttataaataaaaaaatattaatattttattgccaattgccagggctattcagtgcaggggtggagatgcaaaaggcaattGACAGGGGAATGCACTattcattaagggcagttactgttcactaggtggattaaatagtgaattgcctggggggagggctcctacactggagttgctctaatgaTCAAGTCAATATAAGTGTCTAGAATTCAAATAGTAGACTTGAGAGCGTATGTATCTCGTACCTTTGGTGATAACCCTAACATGTGTATTTATACTTACACTAATAAGAGAATAGTCCTTGTAAGGATAGTAATCTATGAATAATTGAAGGAATCCTAGAGGGAACATAAGGAGAGATTTATTTTTGACacgcccgaccctgatattcaccaaacaccagggtaggcacgtgGTGGCcgtcacccgaaggtgacgaagccatattaTGATGCATGAGAACTAGAAACAATTAACCgacataaataaaacttgtaaatttaattataatgaatatgcaatcGAGAAACgtattcagagcatacaactaatatGAGACactaaaaatgaataatataaaattgaatgaacaaagagatgggtcctacaccgagaggactcgaatatACCGATGCAGGAGTGCCTTGACACTAGGATTGTACGCCTTGAATCTAAGTCTTGAGGGGGCGCAAAataaaacatgagtggaccaagttgatatataagtaatactaaaACAGTTAATCTTTAACGTACTAACCTCTAGGTTTATAAAacttgtataggataataagtAATAAaattttccgaaaaccctagcatgccataaaacctttcataaaacatatatcgcaTATACTGTGCTTGGTAGTAGTAGTACAgggtatatataaatatatatatatatatatataaacaaatatcTTCATTCGCCCGAAGGCACTACATCTCTCGACCGAACCCAATATAAATGTATCATTCGCCCATAGATGTAGGCAATATCAATCACCCATAggcatatcatataaataacCACTAAGTACTTAAAAAcattaacataatatttctACTATATATAAATCTATCTTAATCGGAGTTTAGTAGCTAAAATGTCATATCGTAAAACCACGTTTACAAGTatgtatatagtcatccatcatatataccacAAGGAACGTAAAGTCGATAAAGCATGATAATTCATAAATGCATGAaaccaatttactcataaacttttcataaaacgtagacataaaatcatgtttttcatgtatgcatttctaatagtaaaatatgcACTTTataaggggtccactcacaaatacttCGTCATCGAAGAGCCATGCGAAATAGGAAGGATGAAAACACCACTAACAAACgtacctaagcacataaagtgtaccgattaataaaactctattcaaacgattgaattttgaAAAACGGAGTACAAATTTGGAATCCGGACACTGAAATTAGTTTGGGAGGGTTCTCAGTCGAAACCCGAAAAAGTCAACCCAAAGTCAAAGTCAACGATCAACAGTCAAAGTCAACGGTAATGTCAAAGTCAACAGGTCTGGTCTAGGTCATGGGTTTAAGTTTAGGCTTAGTGGGTTTGGGCTTGGGCAATTGGGCTGGGTAATTGGGTCATAATTATAAACTTGGGCTTGGTAGCCTGGCCCAAAGGGTTTGGGTTAGGCTGGCTACAAGATTGGATCTTGGATCTGGGTTTCAGGGTAATCGGACCGGGTCGACTTAGTTTCAAGCCAAGGTTTGGCCGGTTTCTGGGTACAAATTCAAATGCTCATAACTTCATCGATACTTAaccaaatcgagtgattcaaaaaccaaagttgtagtactcaatGAGATGAAGCGTATGGTACCTTGCACTACGGCTAACTCGCTGTGGATTAGCcagaaaatgcctcgaaagtggCGGTGCTTGCcagaaattgggtaaactttaaacgttcataacttattcCATACTCAactaaatcaagtgattcaaaaataaaaatcatacttctcaacgagacgaagagaatggtacctttctagATGGCtaactcaccgtggtttggTCAAAAAATGGCCTGAAAAGTCACGGCCCGACTTGGTTTCAATCTCGACAATCCGGAAGGAAGTTTGAGGTGAGTTTGGATGTTCTAGGCTCGCGAGGACGAGATGAAGCTTGTGGTGCTTTTGGTTTGGGTGGTGGTGGGAGTGTTGTCGTTGTTGTTGCTTGTAATGCCCTCGGGGAATACCGGTTTtcagagagagaatgagagggcGGTGAAGGAGTTATGAGAGAGAGTGTTATAAAATCAGAAAAAGGGGGAGGGGTCACGGGTAGAAAGGGATAAGGGGACCAAAATCCCCAAGTGGGTCCCACAAGGCACACAAAATAAGGCCCATAAAGCAACCATTTAAAAAATATCTTCCAACCTAGGTGAAATTACCA
Encoded proteins:
- the LOC103436763 gene encoding lysine-specific demethylase JMJ29-like, giving the protein MARGRGRGRGRGRGRPRMVPENHGSTTSVEKDGALEAEEVGLENQSEGLKMEVEVVAAMTEKKKRGRKRKTDLEAVKAAEGGDGGASAAKEEGEAEEEGVLGNHNGTHGEEAKGVELNQNGAQRRSKRSRNLGVEYLEKDEHESGDECRHNGRASVKKRGGRGRKKLRFVEGKGRTVGLEGNGVVDEFKSEEGRGDNGNRAPKKRDNGGREDEEDEQVWHSDDTDVEKEGLRRSKRADYSIRGVKDPPNQEERKVNKQSKKFVEEVSLMCHQCQRNDKGRVVRCKECKRKRFCIPCIQNWYPYTSEDAIAESCPVCRKNCNCKACLRLDYQSEKDVYPEFEVTKEEKVEHSKYLIHTLLPFLKRLNAEQVTEMEIEATRQGISPLELKTKKSDVDPDERVFCNNCKTSIFDFHRSCPGCSYDLCLICCGEIRDGRLQGGGEEMIMEYVSRGLDYLHGEEVKVKLPLEASPKSSVRSTFEWKPNDNGSISCPPKDMGGCGDGILELRCLFPENHLMELVKKAEEIDKTYKLMNASETGAGMCSCLKSVDDVNSSTKIRKAASRDASDDNYLYCPRAVDIQHEDLKHFQCHWVKGEPVIVSNVLETTLGLSWEPFVMWRACRQMQHIKHGQHLDVKTIDCLDWCEADINIHQFFTGYSQGRFDWKKWPQILKLKDWPPSTLFEKRLPRHGAEFINCLPFKEYTHPRNGYLNIATKLPDKYVKPDMGPKTYIAYGVAQELGRGDSVTKLHCDMSDAVNVLTHTTEVTLNPKQLATIEELKKKHFEQDQRELFGNCQTRVDCVESNNPDSGTSVQESDEPTVQHDGDISKWSQSVEEKIDHDENGENCEDSRNSVNKLEGSIEAEGGALWDIFRRQDVPKLQEYLRKHFKEFRHTHCCPLQQVIHPIHDQTFYLTVEHKKKLKEEYGIEPWTFIQKLGDAVFIPAGCPHQVRNLKSCIKVALDFVSPENVSECFQMTEEFRKLPPNHRAKEDKLEVKKMIVHAVEDALDPNARSKKTTGPSPKGKKGKKRGRKKAKIVKGKGGSSPVIKG
- the LOC139196973 gene encoding uncharacterized protein; the encoded protein is MTTQPGTNWTLLEDVALCTSWVQVTHDSITGNEMQLREMWSLIHTNYLEKMGGQRTKESMSSRWKLLSQSFSTWRDALAQASGNLRSGENLTDQELQAQAWYGAKTKSKNKTFTRFECWNIVKDCPKFRVVHVGPEVFMNSTPLHSTPEHASHDHDEDDEEVPETPPVEQASGSTRYPIRPQGKKASKRKGNASKNDYAKYMEDLARQGELNLAREMAKFEADKAREDAKAAAFERKFEADERERELLRQEREHRREERMAERDRDIMKEPLEGKSPDSKYFWKSEKADVLRRRRAREARARGDGPSTTREDYPSMTREDHPSTTNWLGDGYHPFTNP